ATAAAAAAGGGCGGGAGCATAGGCGAACTGGCGCCGGAGATCATAGAGATGGCGGCGAAGTGGAACAACAATCTGCCGAGGAAGATTTTAGGCTACATAATGTCTATAGAAGCGTTCGCGCAAGAGCTTATGAAAATCAAAGAGGCAATCGCGGCATAATCCCCTTGCCTGAGCCATGGCGATACAAGGATTGGTGCATGCCAAGCCCTATGGGAAATTTGTTGCATTTGATATTGCAATTGACCCGTTTCTTCGGCAAACTGCGGCAAAGCCGCCGTGCGAATGGATTTCGGGCGCGGACTGTGTTAAAATATACTCAACGTAAGTTTAAGTTTGCTTGGCCTCGGCCGTCGCCTTGGCCATCAACGGCAAAGGGAAGAATGTCCGCTTGGGAAAATATCTTGAAGGCCTGAATGCAGAGCAGCAGAAGGCGGTTTTCATGACCGAAGGGGCGGTGCGGGTGATTGCCGGCGCGGGAACCGGCAAGACGCGCACTTTGACCGCACGGTTCTGTTATATTGTCTCCGCGCTCGGCATAGCGCCGGAAAACGTCTTTTGCGTTACTTTTACCAACAGGGCGGCCAACGAGATGAAACGCCGGGTGCGCTTCGCGCTCGGCGACATGGATTTGGGCTTCATATCTACTTTTCACTCTTTCTGCGTTCGGCTGCTGAAAGAGGACGCGCACGCGCTTAATTATCCGAAGAATTTTGTCATCCTTGACGTTGAGGACCAAAAAGAAATGCTGCTGAAAATTTTCGCCGACATGAAACTGACCTTGCGCGACGCCACCGTCAGGCGAACGATAGACAATGTTCTGGAAGCGAAAAAACTTTGCGCGTCAACTTATATTGACGACATTTACGAATTGGACAACGAGCGGCTCAAAGCCAAATTTGCCCGGGCAAAGGACCGGGAGGAAGAAATATTCCTGCGTTACCTTTATGAGCAAAAAAAGTGCTTTGGCTGCGATTTCAACGACCTCATAAACTTCGCCGCCTATATACTGGAGCGGTTTCCCGCCGTTCGGTCGAAATGGCAGGACAGGATGCAATACGTCATGGTGGATGAGTTTCAGGACGTCAGCGAGAAACAATACAAAATCGCGCGCGTCCTTTCCGAAAAGCACGGCAATTTATTTATCGTCGGCGACCCTGACCAGACCATTTATTCCTGGCGCGGCTCGCACGTCAAAATGTTTTTGGATTTCGACAAGCTGTACCCTGCCGCGCGGACGTTTACGCTGGCGGTCAATTACCGTTCTACGCCGGAAATATTGAAAGCGGCGGATACCCTGATCGAGAAAAATGCCATAAGGTTTCCTAAGAAACTAATCACGAGCAAGGACAGCGGCAAACGGCCGCTGTACTATCACGCCGCCGGCGTCCGGGAGGAAGCGGCGTGGATTTATGGGCAAATCCGCGAATTGGCTGCGGCCGGCGCGTCCCTTGGCGAAGTCGCCGTGCTGTACCGCGCGCATTACCAAACGCGGGCGCTGGAAGAATGTTTTATCCAAAAAGGCCTGCCTTACAAGATATTCAGCGGCGTGGAGTTTTACGGGCGCCGGGAAATCAAAGACATTATATGCTATCTGCGCATGGTTACGATAGGCGACGATGCGGCGTTTTTGCGGACGATTGGCGCGCCGCCGCGCAAAATAGGGAAAAGGAAAATGGGCTTTTTGAAAGAATACGCGGAGCAAAGGGATATATCGCTTTATGACGCGCTGAAAGAAAACCTGAGCGGGGACTTGCTGCGGGGGACGCAGGCGGCGCGTTATGCGGAAGCGATTGAGCTTGTCCGGGAAAAGCGCGGGGGCATGGCGATGGGCGACGCGCTGCAAATGCTGCTTGATTTGAGCGGCTATGAGGAATTTCTGCGATTGCAGGGCGATCAGGAACGGCTGGACAACGTGGCCGAGCTAAAGCGCGCGGTAGAAAGCGCGGACAAGGACGAAGACGCCATTTTGGAGGATTTCCTCGCGCAAGCTGCCCTTTTCACCAATCTTGACCGCGGCGGCGCAAGCGAAACGGTCAAGCTCATGACAGTGCACGCCGCCAAAGGCATGGAATTTGCGCATGTGTTTGTTTGCGGGCTGAATGAAGGCGTTTTCCCGAGCCGGCTGACGGATACGCCCGAAGGCATGGACGAAGAGCGGCGGCTGGCTTACGTGGCGATGACCCGCGCCGGGGAGCGGCTTTTTCTTTCCAGTTCCGAGGGGGCGGCGGGCGACGGGATTTTTAAATATCCGTCGCGGTTTATTTTCGACGCGGGAAAAGAAAACTTAGATTACGTGGCAGCGCTTGACGCCGCCTTGGAGGAAAGCGCCAAAAAGCACATAGAATACAGCGCGGAGTTGTTAAAAAGCAGGGAGCGGAGTTTCGGCCTAGGCGATCAAGTCGTCCACCCCGTTTTCGGCATCGGCGAAATCACCGGCGTAAATCTCGCCGGCTCTTATTACCGCGTATGTTTTGCGGGGCTGAAGACGGAACGCAACGTGCAGTTCGCCGCGGATCTAAAAGAATACGGCGGGGAAAAAACCGGCGATGGGCAAAAAGCCCCGCCTCCTCAAAAATGACGGATGTAAGCGGGCGCTTCCCCTTCCGGCAGTGTTTGTCAAGGACATATTGGTTCTTTCCCCAGTCAGTGGAAAAATCCAGTTTGGGTATTTCTGCCGCAATGGAACGCCGTTATTTGTCAAAGGTCCTATAAGGGAGCTTTCCGATGGCGCAGTTTTTTCGACCCTCTCGTTATGCGCCGTTTTGCCTTGCTTTTTATTATCATACAAACAATCTTATGATGCAATAAAGCAACATCATTGACATTATTGCATTTAATAATGCTTTTTGGTTTTTAAATATTTTATCCAGCAGCGTCCCAAATAAAGTCCAACATATATTTCCCGTCAATTGTATCGAGGACATCAACAAACAAAATAAAATTAACGCCGGGGCACTTTTGAAATGCGGCAATAGATACGATGTCATTGCGGTTAATCCAAAAAGTATCACCTTCACGTTAATTAGCTGCAATAATGCCCCGACAATAAAATTTCTTTTCCTGTTTTCTTTGGCAGGGCGCTCTTTTGCGGACGGCATTATTGTTTTTGCCATTAAATAGGCCAAATATGTTGCCCCCATTATTTTCATTGGAAATTGTATTTGCGGGAGTATCGTAAATAAAATCTTTGAAAAAGCCAAACACTCCAGCATTACCAAAAAATGCCCGACATAATTGCCAAAATTGAACAATATACTGTTTGCCAGGCCAATGTTTTTCACGTTGTTCATTGACATTATATTGATTGGCCCCGGCGTATAAGCCATTATGACAGTATAAGAGAGAAAAGAAAGCCAAGAAAACATGAAGCCCCCTTACATTGCGTTTTGCGAATATATTTTTTTGTCAACCGGCTCGGCGGCTTTTTTCAAATCTTTCGGGGCGACTTTCGCATGCGCGAGCGTCGCCCCGAGGTCATTATGTCCCAACGATTGCCGCATGTACCTGACGAAAATTCGCTTAAAATCCGAACGTTTCGGATAATGTCAGTCGGCGATGGTTTAGTTTTCAGCTTATTTTGAAATAGCTCATCTGTTCGTTAAGGCCATTGGCTATATCCGCCAAGTCGTGGCTGGCGGAGGCCATTTCGTGGTTTACCGCCGTCTGCTCCTCAATGACCGACAGCACGTTTTCCGCCTGCTCGGCCGCTTTTTTGCTGATGGCGTATACGTTGTCCGCTGTTGCGCTGATCGTTTCGCTCTCTTGGCTAAGGTCCTTCACTTCGGTTACGATGGAGCCGATTTTGCCGGTTACCTCGGCGATCGCGCTCACTATGTCGTTGAAAGAAGCCCCCGCCGCAGTTACCACTTCTATGCCGTCTTTCACGCCGCTGGAATTTCTTTGCATGGCCTCTACCGCCATGTTGATGTTGGACTGGTTCACCTGCAAAAGGTTTTTGATGCTGATGGCGGCTTTTTCGGATTCTTCGGCAAGTTTTCTCACTTCTTCGGCCACGACGGCGAAACCACGCCCCTGCTCGCCCGCGCGGGCCGCCTCAATCGCCGCGTTGAGCGCCAAAAGATTGGTCTGCCCGGCGATGGCCGATATGACTTCTATGATCTGGTTTATTTGCGAGGAACTTTCGCTCAGGTTGGAAACCGCCGTTTGCACTTTATCCGTATCCGCAACGATCGTCTGCATTTGCACGACGGCCTGCGTGATGGCGTGGCGGCCGGTTTCGGCCGCCGCAACGGCGTTTTGGGTAAAATCGGCCACTTGCTGCGCGTTGCTTGATGTTTGCTCCATGCGCTCCGACATATAGTCAAGCGTTTTCTTGGTCAGGGTTATTTCCGAAACCTGCTTGGCCGCTCCTTCCGTCATTTTGGATGCAAGCTCGCTGATTTGCCCGATGGACGAACTGGAACTTTCGGCGTGGCCGGACAATTGCCTGGCGGACGCTGCCAGCGTGTTGGCGGAATTGATTATGTTGCCGAGCATCTCCCGCAGGATTTGTTCCATGTGGCTGAACTGGCGCGCCAAGACGCCAAGCTCATCGGAAGATTTTATCTCCATCTTATTCCGAAGGTCGCCTTTGGACATGACTTCCACTACTTGCGCAATAAGGGGTATGGGCTTGGTTATTTTTTTGACGATCAAAACAATGGCGGCAATACAGACAAGGAAGGTAACGGCGGCTATGGCAACGTTAGTCAATATGGTTTCGTTGCGGCTGTCGTTAACTTCTGCCAGGGAAATGCCGGAAAAGTACATGCCGATGGGCTTGTCGGATTTTTCGATTTTGATCGGCTTGTAGATGGTCATGAAAGGTTTGCCCAAAATTTCCGCCTCGCCGATATAAACCTGCCCTTTGCCCAATACCTGTTCAACGATGTGGGGGTCGGCCTTGGTGCCGATGGCCCTCTTGCCGTCCTGCATGATCGTCGTCGATTCCCTTGTTTCGCCGATAAAAATCGTACAATCGCTTCCGTAAAGATCCTTTACCGTATCGACAAAGGAAGGTTTTAACGCGTCCATGCCGCAAAGGAGCATGCCGACGATGGCGCTGCCGCTGTATACCGGCACGGCGGCCCTGATGGAGAATTTAGTCAATTCAGTCGATTCCATAAGCGTACCGGACTGCCCGGCCAGGGCGCCGCGCACCTCCGGGCGCCCGGCTATGTTGTCGCCCGCTTTGGCATCGTGCGTCCTGGCCACTACTGTCCCTTGTTTGTTGACGACAATGATCACGTCAACGTCGGTCTCCTTGGAAAGGGCAGTCAAGAGGCTGCGCGCTTTTGCGCCGTCGCCGGCGGCTATGGCCTCCGGCAAGCCGTTCAGGGAAGCCAACACCTTGGCGGTGGACAGCACGCTGTTACGGTGGGAAACCAATACCTTTTCTATGCCGTTGCCGCTGAAAATGACATCTTCGCGGATTCTCTGGCGCATGCTCCTTGTAAGCTGCATGGTCGTAAAAGTAACGATGAGCGCAATTGAAATGACAAAAAGCGAAATAACCGCGCAAAGCAGTTTGCCCTTAATGGATTTCAAATAAATCACTCCTTATATAGTTTGACAGTTACTTGATATTTTGTTTTTAAAATCCAAGAAGATAAAATCAGGGCCCCTTTATGCTTTTTGCGGTTTACGGCTCTATCTGCCCGTCCATCTCCACCGCCGCGAAAGCCACTATCTTGTCCTCTTCCGCCAGCCGCATCAGCCGTACCCCCTGCGCGTTGCGGTTATACCGCGACACGTCGTTCACCGCTAGGCGGATGATGATGCCCTGGGCGGTTATGAGCAAAAGTTCCTGCTCCGGCTTCACTACCCGCGCGCCGACCACCGCTCCCGTACGCGCCGTTACCTTGATATTGATGATGCCTTTGCCGCCGCGTCCCTGCGCCCGGTATTCGCTGGCCATGGTACGTTTGCCCAGCCCTTCCTCGGTTACGGTCAGAATGTCGCTGTCGTCGCTGGGCAGTGTCATGGCGACCACCATGTCCGCCTTGTTCAGCTTTATGCCGTGGACGCCGTGCGCCGTGCGGCCCATTGAGCGCACGTCGGTTTCCGGGAAATTGATCGACAGCCCGTTTTTAGTAACAAGCATGACGTTGGAATTGCCGTCGGTAAGCTCTACGCCGATAAGATCTTCTTCCTCATCGAGCGAAATGGCGATAAGGCCGACTTTCCGCGCCGTGTCAAATTCCAAAAGCTCGGTCTTTTTGACCGTGCCGCGGTTGGTCGCCATAAAGATATACCGGCCTTGCTCAAATTCTTTCACCGCGATAATCGCGGTAATTTTTTCCCCTTCGTCTAACGCCACGACATTGACGATCGCCGACCCTTTGGCTGTGCGCCCGGCCTCCGGTATCTCATAGCCCTTGAGCCGGTAAACCCGGCCGCGGCTTGTGAAAAACAGCACGTTATGGTGGGTGGTGGTGATGCAAAGATGCTCGACGAAATCTTCTTCTTTTTTGTTGACGCCCTTTAAGCCGTGGCCGCCCCGCCTCTGGCTGCGGTAGGTATCCACCGGCAGGCGCTTGACATAGCCGCTATGGGTAAGGGTCATCACAATGTCTTCTTCCGCGATCAAATCCTCGATCGCCAAATCCGACGTGTCCACCGATATTTGCGTCCGCCGTTTGTCGCCGTATTTGCGCTTTATTTCCAGAAATTCGTCTTTTATGATGCCCATCAGCTTGCTTTCCTCGGCCAATATGCTTTTCAGCCGCTCGATGGCATTGATTATCTCCGCGTGTTC
This region of Acidaminococcales bacterium genomic DNA includes:
- a CDS encoding methyl-accepting chemotaxis protein, which encodes MKSIKGKLLCAVISLFVISIALIVTFTTMQLTRSMRQRIREDVIFSGNGIEKVLVSHRNSVLSTAKVLASLNGLPEAIAAGDGAKARSLLTALSKETDVDVIIVVNKQGTVVARTHDAKAGDNIAGRPEVRGALAGQSGTLMESTELTKFSIRAAVPVYSGSAIVGMLLCGMDALKPSFVDTVKDLYGSDCTIFIGETRESTTIMQDGKRAIGTKADPHIVEQVLGKGQVYIGEAEILGKPFMTIYKPIKIEKSDKPIGMYFSGISLAEVNDSRNETILTNVAIAAVTFLVCIAAIVLIVKKITKPIPLIAQVVEVMSKGDLRNKMEIKSSDELGVLARQFSHMEQILREMLGNIINSANTLAASARQLSGHAESSSSSIGQISELASKMTEGAAKQVSEITLTKKTLDYMSERMEQTSSNAQQVADFTQNAVAAAETGRHAITQAVVQMQTIVADTDKVQTAVSNLSESSSQINQIIEVISAIAGQTNLLALNAAIEAARAGEQGRGFAVVAEEVRKLAEESEKAAISIKNLLQVNQSNINMAVEAMQRNSSGVKDGIEVVTAAGASFNDIVSAIAEVTGKIGSIVTEVKDLSQESETISATADNVYAISKKAAEQAENVLSVIEEQTAVNHEMASASHDLADIANGLNEQMSYFKIS
- a CDS encoding LysE family transporter; this translates as MFSWLSFLSYTVIMAYTPGPINIMSMNNVKNIGLANSILFNFGNYVGHFLVMLECLAFSKILFTILPQIQFPMKIMGATYLAYLMAKTIMPSAKERPAKENRKRNFIVGALLQLINVKVILFGLTAMTSYLLPHFKSAPALILFCLLMSSIQLTGNICWTLFGTLLDKIFKNQKALLNAIMSMMLLYCIIRLFV
- a CDS encoding UvrD-helicase domain-containing protein translates to MGKYLEGLNAEQQKAVFMTEGAVRVIAGAGTGKTRTLTARFCYIVSALGIAPENVFCVTFTNRAANEMKRRVRFALGDMDLGFISTFHSFCVRLLKEDAHALNYPKNFVILDVEDQKEMLLKIFADMKLTLRDATVRRTIDNVLEAKKLCASTYIDDIYELDNERLKAKFARAKDREEEIFLRYLYEQKKCFGCDFNDLINFAAYILERFPAVRSKWQDRMQYVMVDEFQDVSEKQYKIARVLSEKHGNLFIVGDPDQTIYSWRGSHVKMFLDFDKLYPAARTFTLAVNYRSTPEILKAADTLIEKNAIRFPKKLITSKDSGKRPLYYHAAGVREEAAWIYGQIRELAAAGASLGEVAVLYRAHYQTRALEECFIQKGLPYKIFSGVEFYGRREIKDIICYLRMVTIGDDAAFLRTIGAPPRKIGKRKMGFLKEYAEQRDISLYDALKENLSGDLLRGTQAARYAEAIELVREKRGGMAMGDALQMLLDLSGYEEFLRLQGDQERLDNVAELKRAVESADKDEDAILEDFLAQAALFTNLDRGGASETVKLMTVHAAKGMEFAHVFVCGLNEGVFPSRLTDTPEGMDEERRLAYVAMTRAGERLFLSSSEGAAGDGIFKYPSRFIFDAGKENLDYVAALDAALEESAKKHIEYSAELLKSRERSFGLGDQVVHPVFGIGEITGVNLAGSYYRVCFAGLKTERNVQFAADLKEYGGEKTGDGQKAPPPQK